The following proteins are co-located in the Barnesiella propionica genome:
- a CDS encoding type II toxin-antitoxin system VapC family toxin, protein MKVILDSNVFDDVVKGKIDLDIFEKNNIEVCITHIQVDEINECPDKEKRALLFNSMTALRPEKIPSESFVIGVSRIGEAKITDGDHIIEQLRNSNIKRTNDAIIGETAIKNDLILITNDKRFKNKVIELGGHAMDTEELIRNIGDGIKDKNFLYD, encoded by the coding sequence ATGAAAGTAATTTTAGACTCTAATGTATTTGATGATGTAGTAAAAGGGAAGATAGACCTTGATATATTTGAAAAGAATAATATTGAGGTTTGTATCACCCATATACAAGTCGACGAAATAAATGAATGCCCTGATAAAGAGAAGCGGGCATTGCTTTTTAATTCTATGACCGCACTAAGACCAGAGAAAATCCCTTCAGAATCCTTCGTCATTGGAGTGTCTCGAATTGGAGAGGCAAAAATTACGGATGGAGATCACATTATTGAGCAACTAAGAAATAGTAACATAAAACGGACAAATGATGCGATAATTGGAGAGACTGCAATCAAAAATGACCTTATACTGATAACTAATGATAAGAGATTTAAAAATAAAGTCATTGAATTAGGTGGTCATGCCATGGATACAGAAGAACTCATACGCAATATCGGGGACGGTATAAAGGACAAAAATTTTCTGTACGATTAA
- a CDS encoding ATP-binding protein codes for MIIYIIIGVLSAIMGNLLFIYIYRKRISGRLEMSGKVINSIPDIMFLIDDHLIIRKIYNGKKIHEDLILGKHIKEYVDTEFIGNVESGIQHVLKSDDIVKVEYSVTYNGCKLYFEGRFKRLNEKYVICFEQDITERRKKDLSIKQNEKLLNAVLDNMPMPLIIKDIDDELKYVYWNKQCELTGGYTREQILGKTDIEIYGEERGQYYQSVDKKIIEDNGSYRAQEIYVTPDGVKHYSIVNKNVVSNDAHNWLMATRWDITDLIKVQEQLQEANRQMKIAFAVTFTVPLIWDIATDLIYLKFQEFKDRNDNFFKNKNGVSSSDVIRYIHPDDKNDILQIFKDIKEGTIDNAHREIRYDVTGKYETYYDLYLTVDKRDKSGAPLRIIGTLRDITDNKLNEKKLIEANRDVEEAQEINQLILNHTNNGLVFLTPDFKVQWSNVDKYSNHPFALRYKKGCCCYKAVLGQTEPCTSCSAGRAMLSGKIEKGERRLIGGMDIEVTAIPVFDKGKEGNIRGCVLKFEDVTVQRKAADALKEAKEAAEKSDRLKSLFLSNMSHEIRTPLNAIVGFSELLAATEDNEEKQEYMSVISRNNDLLLQLINDILDLSKIEANTLEFVYSEVDINEMLKTLEMTCRRKSVNPEVDIVFIPSLKTCVINTEQNRVLQVISNLVSNAMKFTREGHIRFGYELEEHGLRFFVSDTGRGIPEEQQCDVFKRFVKLDTFTNGTGLGLPICTNIVQRLGGEIGVYTNESGGCTFWFTLPVKPVESTSFQEHEAKTAAIAPMDKKDNVRIKLPVLLIAEDVVDNFRLYQTMLKGKFTLLHAWNGEEAVELFEKNNPDAILMDIKMPVMDGYEAIAKIRSVNVDIPIIAVSACAFSDDIERIMKSGFTGYVTKPINKTALLEALEFLK; via the coding sequence ATGATTATTTATATCATAATAGGGGTGTTGTCGGCAATAATGGGTAATCTCCTTTTTATCTATATTTACAGAAAACGTATTTCAGGTCGTTTGGAAATGTCCGGTAAGGTTATAAATTCTATACCTGATATTATGTTTTTAATTGATGACCATTTGATTATACGAAAAATTTATAATGGGAAAAAGATACATGAGGATTTAATTCTGGGTAAACATATAAAAGAATATGTAGATACGGAATTTATCGGCAATGTGGAGAGTGGGATTCAGCATGTTTTGAAATCCGATGATATAGTAAAAGTGGAATATTCTGTCACTTATAACGGTTGTAAATTGTATTTCGAAGGTCGTTTTAAAAGGCTGAATGAAAAATACGTAATCTGTTTCGAGCAAGATATTACAGAAAGAAGGAAAAAAGACCTTTCTATTAAACAAAATGAGAAACTGTTGAATGCGGTATTGGATAATATGCCTATGCCGTTGATAATAAAAGATATAGATGATGAATTGAAATATGTTTACTGGAACAAGCAGTGTGAACTTACCGGAGGATACACCCGTGAACAAATATTGGGAAAAACAGATATTGAGATATATGGTGAGGAAAGAGGGCAGTATTATCAGTCGGTCGATAAAAAGATTATAGAAGATAACGGTTCTTACCGTGCGCAAGAGATATATGTGACTCCGGACGGAGTAAAACATTATTCCATCGTAAATAAAAATGTGGTTTCTAATGACGCGCATAATTGGTTGATGGCTACCCGGTGGGATATTACCGATCTGATAAAGGTACAGGAACAGTTGCAAGAGGCGAATCGTCAGATGAAAATAGCTTTTGCCGTAACATTTACAGTGCCTCTCATTTGGGATATTGCTACTGATTTGATTTATTTGAAATTTCAGGAATTCAAAGATAGAAATGATAATTTTTTCAAAAATAAAAACGGAGTATCTTCATCGGATGTGATCCGTTATATACATCCTGATGATAAGAATGATATATTACAAATATTCAAAGACATAAAAGAAGGGACTATAGATAATGCACATCGCGAAATTCGTTATGATGTCACCGGTAAATATGAAACATATTATGATCTTTACCTTACGGTCGATAAACGTGATAAATCGGGAGCCCCGCTTCGTATCATAGGGACCTTGAGGGATATTACGGATAATAAATTGAATGAAAAGAAATTAATCGAGGCCAACAGAGATGTGGAAGAAGCGCAGGAAATAAACCAGTTGATTCTGAATCATACCAATAATGGCTTGGTCTTTCTTACCCCCGATTTTAAAGTACAGTGGTCGAATGTCGATAAATATTCCAATCATCCTTTCGCGCTGCGTTACAAAAAAGGTTGTTGTTGCTACAAAGCAGTGTTAGGACAAACAGAGCCTTGCACCAGCTGTTCGGCAGGGCGGGCTATGCTTTCAGGAAAAATAGAAAAAGGCGAGCGAAGATTGATAGGAGGGATGGATATAGAAGTAACGGCCATACCTGTATTCGATAAAGGCAAAGAAGGAAATATTCGGGGATGTGTATTGAAATTTGAAGATGTAACGGTACAGCGCAAGGCTGCAGACGCATTGAAAGAGGCCAAGGAGGCTGCCGAAAAATCGGATCGTTTAAAGTCTCTGTTTCTTTCTAATATGAGTCATGAAATACGTACACCTTTAAATGCGATAGTGGGATTTAGCGAGTTATTGGCTGCCACCGAAGACAATGAAGAAAAGCAAGAATATATGTCGGTGATCAGCCGTAATAATGATTTGCTGTTACAACTCATTAATGATATTTTGGATTTGTCTAAAATAGAAGCAAATACTTTGGAATTTGTATATAGTGAAGTGGATATAAATGAGATGCTGAAAACACTGGAAATGACTTGCAGGCGCAAATCGGTGAATCCGGAAGTCGATATTGTTTTTATACCGTCATTGAAAACATGTGTAATTAATACGGAACAAAACCGTGTGTTGCAGGTGATATCCAATTTGGTTAGTAATGCCATGAAATTTACCCGGGAAGGACATATTCGTTTCGGCTATGAGCTGGAAGAACACGGACTGAGATTTTTTGTTTCCGATACAGGACGTGGAATTCCGGAAGAACAACAGTGTGATGTTTTCAAACGCTTTGTAAAATTAGATACATTTACAAACGGAACAGGGTTGGGGTTACCTATTTGCACGAATATAGTACAACGCTTGGGCGGGGAGATAGGAGTTTATACCAATGAATCGGGCGGTTGTACATTCTGGTTCACTTTACCCGTAAAACCGGTGGAAAGCACATCATTCCAGGAGCACGAGGCAAAAACAGCAGCAATTGCCCCGATGGATAAAAAAGATAATGTACGCATAAAACTTCCGGTTCTGTTAATTGCAGAAGATGTCGTCGATAATTTTCGTCTATACCAGACTATGCTGAAAGGTAAATTCACTTTATTGCACGCATGGAATGGAGAAGAAGCTGTAGAACTTTTTGAAAAGAATAATCCGGATGCTATTCTTATGGACATAAAAATGCCTGTCATGGATGGATATGAAGCTATTGCAAAAATTCGTTCGGTAAATGTGGATATTCCCATTATAGCAGTTTCTGCCTGTGCTTTTTCCGATGATATCGAACGCATTATGAAAAGCGGATTTACCGGATATGTAACTAAACCAATTAATAAAACGGCTCTGTTGGAAGCTCTGGAATTTTTAAAATAG
- a CDS encoding ATP-binding protein gives MNLFAQMKKSKYIFTFITNLLLCLAVSTNALANNANEENDYILLINTYTEATPWSIDVIKPIMDIASQSNKLDLHVENMNTLLIENEKDLLRFENIIFSHYRIKPPKMIVLVGFGSTILIDRLVSEWGRDIPIMICSEKDYISNKENLFSRKAILPENRIPLSDLQKKYNITLLQKPVYPEKNLDLMLRMLPEMKKLIFIGDKTYISQQTDSDLKQYIKEKYPFVDYQFISSALVTTDSLLTDLNYIDPVTTGLLFSSWFQKLDFLGYTLMMTNPYYITETSPVPIFSLYPADIDNKNALIGGYFNDTKEYEEKEKETATRILRGERPSNIPFFENPDGVPVFNYNNLLFHKIDPKLCPKETILFNKPPTFWKKYKDFLIGGGILLVLIIIGFQYRRLRTLEKLKVTQQRNLKLSEQYTNLVDNMPIIYMRGTLIKDNEGNITDATFLNVNHYFNAIFYPNGEVIGKKCSEVLPDIMSEFLHYSNLCLKEKHTITYSSYNKNKNIFYDIVMNITGNNKFIDVFCVDSTALHNVQIQLRSTNQKLAMALEVANIIPWRWNLKEKTIICDMNRIVKHDNETNITGEELIVAPEEQYFSKVHKKDRERLLQAYQNLIEGKISKVKEDVRILNKYHFEWVEIQATIESRDENEKPISLVGSSLVITERKKMEEDLLSAKENAEESNKLKSAFLANMSHEIRTPLNAIIGFSEILASTNEEKEKQEYISIIENNNALLLQLINDILDLSKIEAGSMEFTYSDFDLNDLMKELERSLLLKISPDKYLTLHSELSLQDCHIHSEKNRLSQLIINLVSNAIKFTDKGVINFGYTVKGKMLHFYVTDTGCGIPKDKLDSVFGRFIKLNKFVPGTGLGLAICRSIVKRMGGEIGVISQENQGSTFWFEIPYLPITIEKKIEGKEQPEEINEHEITILVAEDNEYNYKLIESILKKEYKLIHAWNGREAVELYLKHKPQIILMDINMPVMNGYEATREIRKYAPNVPIIAVTAFAYASDEEKIKEHGFNDYAPKPINASILKKQIIANLQRHFIFL, from the coding sequence ATGAACCTATTTGCTCAGATGAAAAAGTCTAAATATATTTTTACTTTCATAACGAATTTACTGCTCTGCCTGGCAGTATCGACAAATGCGCTTGCAAACAATGCAAACGAGGAAAACGATTATATACTACTCATCAATACTTATACCGAAGCCACCCCTTGGAGCATCGACGTCATTAAGCCTATCATGGATATCGCTTCCCAAAGCAATAAGCTGGATCTCCATGTAGAAAATATGAATACACTGCTTATTGAAAATGAAAAAGATTTGTTGAGATTCGAGAATATTATTTTTTCCCATTACCGTATAAAGCCCCCAAAAATGATTGTATTGGTAGGTTTCGGAAGTACTATTTTAATAGACAGACTTGTTTCTGAATGGGGAAGGGATATACCTATTATGATTTGTAGTGAAAAAGATTATATATCAAATAAAGAAAATTTATTTTCAAGAAAAGCAATACTACCGGAAAACCGGATTCCGCTTTCTGACCTGCAAAAAAAATATAACATTACTCTATTGCAAAAGCCTGTCTATCCGGAAAAAAACCTTGACCTGATGCTCAGAATGCTTCCAGAAATGAAAAAACTTATTTTCATCGGAGATAAAACATACATTAGCCAACAAACCGACAGCGATTTAAAACAGTATATTAAAGAGAAATATCCATTTGTCGATTATCAATTCATTTCGTCGGCGCTTGTCACGACCGACAGTTTACTGACAGACCTTAATTATATAGATCCGGTTACGACCGGTTTGTTGTTTTCTTCTTGGTTTCAGAAACTGGATTTTCTAGGATACACCCTGATGATGACCAATCCTTATTACATAACCGAGACCTCTCCCGTCCCGATATTTTCTCTCTACCCGGCGGATATCGATAATAAAAACGCTCTTATAGGCGGATATTTCAATGATACGAAAGAATATGAGGAAAAAGAAAAAGAAACTGCAACCCGGATATTGAGAGGAGAACGGCCATCCAATATTCCATTCTTTGAAAATCCGGACGGAGTGCCAGTATTCAACTACAACAATCTATTATTTCATAAAATAGATCCTAAGCTATGCCCTAAAGAAACGATCCTTTTCAACAAACCTCCTACGTTCTGGAAAAAATATAAAGATTTTTTGATAGGCGGAGGTATTCTGCTGGTTCTCATCATAATCGGTTTTCAATACCGTCGTTTACGGACTCTAGAAAAATTAAAAGTCACCCAACAGCGAAATCTAAAATTAAGCGAACAATATACTAATCTGGTAGACAATATGCCTATCATATATATGAGGGGTACACTCATAAAAGACAACGAAGGAAATATAACCGATGCTACATTTTTAAATGTAAACCATTATTTCAATGCGATCTTCTATCCGAACGGAGAAGTAATCGGTAAAAAATGCAGTGAGGTTTTACCAGATATCATGTCCGAATTCCTTCATTATTCAAATTTATGTTTAAAAGAAAAACATACTATTACCTACTCGTCGTACAATAAAAATAAAAACATATTCTACGATATAGTCATGAATATTACCGGAAATAATAAATTCATTGACGTATTCTGCGTAGACAGTACGGCTCTGCACAATGTCCAGATCCAGCTACGTTCCACCAATCAAAAGTTAGCGATGGCATTAGAAGTAGCTAATATCATACCCTGGAGATGGAATTTGAAAGAAAAGACAATTATATGCGATATGAATCGCATTGTGAAACACGACAATGAAACAAATATAACAGGTGAGGAACTCATCGTAGCTCCAGAGGAGCAATATTTTTCAAAAGTCCATAAAAAAGACCGAGAAAGGTTATTACAAGCTTATCAAAATCTGATAGAAGGAAAAATCAGTAAAGTCAAAGAAGATGTCAGAATACTAAACAAATACCATTTCGAATGGGTAGAAATACAGGCTACGATAGAAAGTCGCGACGAAAATGAAAAACCGATATCTCTGGTAGGTTCATCTTTGGTAATTACCGAACGGAAAAAGATGGAAGAAGATCTATTATCGGCTAAAGAAAATGCCGAAGAATCGAATAAACTCAAATCGGCATTTCTGGCTAACATGAGCCACGAAATACGCACCCCTCTAAATGCAATCATCGGTTTTTCCGAAATCCTGGCTTCAACAAATGAAGAAAAGGAAAAGCAAGAGTACATCAGTATTATAGAGAACAATAATGCTTTATTATTACAGCTTATAAACGACATACTTGACTTGTCTAAAATTGAAGCGGGATCAATGGAGTTCACCTACTCAGATTTCGACCTTAACGACCTGATGAAAGAATTAGAACGTAGTCTCTTATTAAAAATTTCACCGGACAAATATTTAACTCTTCATTCTGAACTTTCCTTACAAGATTGTCATATACACTCTGAAAAGAACAGATTGTCTCAGTTAATTATCAACCTGGTTTCCAATGCAATAAAATTTACAGACAAAGGAGTTATAAATTTTGGATACACCGTTAAAGGAAAGATGCTGCATTTTTATGTAACCGACACGGGATGCGGTATTCCCAAAGACAAATTAGACAGCGTGTTCGGGCGTTTCATTAAACTGAACAAATTCGTGCCCGGTACCGGTCTCGGATTAGCTATATGCCGGTCTATAGTTAAACGCATGGGTGGTGAAATCGGAGTAATTTCACAAGAAAACCAAGGCTCCACATTCTGGTTCGAGATACCTTATCTTCCGATAACAATAGAAAAGAAAATAGAGGGTAAAGAACAGCCTGAAGAAATTAACGAACATGAGATCACTATTCTGGTAGCTGAAGATAATGAATATAATTATAAGCTAATAGAATCCATATTGAAAAAGGAATATAAGCTTATTCATGCATGGAACGGACGTGAAGCGGTAGAATTATACTTAAAACACAAGCCTCAAATTATTTTAATGGACATAAATATGCCGGTTATGAATGGATATGAAGCTACCCGAGAGATACGTAAATACGCACCAAACGTACCGATCATCGCGGTTACCGCTTTCGCATATGCTTCGGACGAAGAAAAAATAAAGGAACACGGTTTCAATGATTATGCCCCAAAACCTATTAATGCAAGCATATTAAAAAAACAAATCATCGCAAATTTACAACGGCATTTTATTTTTCTTTAA
- a CDS encoding UDP-glucuronic acid decarboxylase family protein encodes MAKRILVSGGAGFIGSHLCTKLVQDGNDVICLDNFFTGAKKNVEHLIGYTNFEIVRHDVIDPFRAEVDEIYNLACPASPIHYQYDPIQTTKTSVYGALNMLGLAKRVRAKILQASTSEVYGDPEVHPQPEEYWGNVNPIGIRSCYDEGKRCAETLFMDYRRQHNLRIKIVRIFNTYGPKMLAHDGRVVSNFILQALNNQVITIYGDGQQTRSFQYIDDLIEGMVKMMDTEDNFTGPVNMGNPVEFTILELAQKIIKLTNSKSEIVFLPLPHDDPKQRKPDISLAKEKLNWEPTIQLEEGLLKMIEYFTKNHIQ; translated from the coding sequence ATGGCAAAAAGAATATTAGTAAGCGGAGGAGCCGGTTTCATAGGCTCTCATTTGTGTACCAAACTGGTACAAGACGGAAATGACGTAATTTGCTTAGACAATTTTTTTACCGGTGCGAAAAAAAACGTGGAACACCTGATCGGATATACGAACTTCGAAATTGTCAGGCATGACGTAATAGATCCATTCAGAGCAGAAGTGGATGAGATCTATAATCTGGCTTGTCCAGCTTCTCCGATACATTACCAGTATGATCCCATACAAACGACCAAAACTTCGGTATATGGCGCGTTAAATATGTTAGGACTGGCCAAACGGGTACGAGCAAAGATTTTACAAGCTTCGACGAGCGAAGTTTACGGAGATCCCGAAGTACATCCTCAGCCGGAAGAATATTGGGGCAATGTTAACCCTATCGGCATACGCTCATGTTATGATGAAGGAAAACGCTGTGCCGAGACATTATTCATGGATTACCGCCGCCAACACAATCTGAGGATAAAAATCGTCCGCATATTCAATACTTACGGACCTAAAATGCTTGCGCACGACGGCAGAGTAGTTTCTAATTTCATCTTACAGGCTCTTAACAACCAGGTAATCACCATTTATGGAGACGGACAGCAAACCCGCAGCTTTCAATATATCGACGACCTTATTGAGGGTATGGTAAAAATGATGGATACAGAAGATAATTTCACAGGGCCGGTAAATATGGGCAATCCCGTAGAATTTACTATTCTGGAACTTGCCCAAAAAATTATAAAACTGACAAACTCCAAATCAGAAATAGTATTTTTACCTCTGCCACACGACGACCCGAAACAAAGAAAACCGGATATCAGTCTTGCCAAAGAAAAGCTAAACTGGGAACCGACTATCCAATTAGAAGAAGGTTTATTGAAAATGATAGAATATTTTACCAAGAATCACATACAATAA
- a CDS encoding hybrid sensor histidine kinase/response regulator → MEINRNEYKILIVDDISSNVLLLKVLLVKEQYNVITASSGREALTLIEQEKPDLLLLDVMMPEMSGYEVAQHMKMNAEMKEIPIIFLTALNSTVDIVNGFQVGGNDFISKPFKKEELTIRIDHQLSLIAAKRIIIRQTEELRKIICGRDKLYSVIAHDLRSPMGAIKMVLNMLILNLPPETIGQNMFEMLEMANRTTEEVFSLLDNLLKWTKSQIGKLNVVYQDFEITEVLEGIIGIVSMVGELKHIRISQDECYELADVHADIDMTKTVMRNLLSNAVKFSHEGGEVLVSIRKENDMAIISVKDSGCGMSEEDQKKLLNESTHFSTFGTNKEEGSGLGLLLCKDFVEKNGGTLWFESQKGVGSTFSFSIPLKK, encoded by the coding sequence ATGGAAATCAACCGGAACGAATATAAAATACTGATAGTAGATGACATTAGTTCAAACGTTTTATTGCTAAAAGTCTTATTGGTAAAAGAACAATATAACGTAATCACCGCAAGCAGCGGACGTGAAGCCTTAACATTGATCGAACAAGAAAAACCCGATCTGCTGCTCCTGGATGTAATGATGCCCGAAATGAGTGGCTACGAAGTCGCCCAACATATGAAAATGAATGCCGAGATGAAAGAAATTCCTATCATCTTCCTGACCGCATTAAATTCTACAGTCGATATAGTAAACGGTTTTCAGGTAGGAGGAAACGATTTTATTTCAAAACCGTTTAAGAAGGAAGAACTGACTATCCGCATCGACCACCAGCTATCCCTGATCGCTGCAAAACGCATCATCATAAGACAGACGGAAGAATTAAGAAAAATAATCTGTGGACGAGACAAATTGTATTCGGTCATAGCTCACGACCTGCGTTCTCCTATGGGAGCCATAAAAATGGTATTGAACATGCTCATATTGAATCTTCCACCGGAAACCATAGGGCAAAATATGTTCGAAATGCTGGAAATGGCAAACAGAACGACAGAAGAGGTGTTTTCTTTACTCGATAATTTACTTAAATGGACAAAAAGCCAGATAGGAAAACTAAATGTGGTTTATCAGGATTTCGAAATCACCGAAGTGCTGGAAGGAATTATAGGAATAGTATCCATGGTAGGCGAATTAAAACATATTAGGATCAGCCAAGACGAATGTTACGAACTTGCGGATGTACATGCAGACATCGACATGACCAAAACTGTTATGCGTAACTTATTAAGCAATGCTGTTAAATTTAGTCATGAAGGAGGAGAAGTCCTCGTTTCTATCAGGAAAGAAAATGATATGGCTATCATAAGCGTAAAAGATTCAGGATGCGGAATGAGTGAAGAGGATCAAAAAAAGCTTCTGAACGAAAGTACCCACTTCAGTACTTTCGGGACCAATAAAGAGGAAGGCTCCGGCTTAGGTTTATTATTGTGTAAAGATTTCGTAGAAAAGAACGGCGGAACTCTTTGGTTTGAATCTCAAAAAGGAGTAGGATCGACTTTCAGTTTTTCAATACCATTAAAGAAATAA